The Ranitomeya imitator isolate aRanImi1 chromosome 8, aRanImi1.pri, whole genome shotgun sequence genome window below encodes:
- the LOC138648329 gene encoding cytochrome P450 4B1-like: protein MSAPVFYGLLPLSASDLWSWAAWFCLLYVLIKASRLYLKRRQLIKAFGPFEGPKRHWLFGNAHEFHGDGKDMDVIAGYAEQYPYAFPLWLGNFFASLTICHPDYAKAILSRQDPKDNFGYYFITPWIGKGLLVLSGQKWFQHRRLLTPGFHYDVLKPYVKLMSDCVTVMLDKWERLTPKENPVELFHHVSLMTLDSIMKCAFSYQSNCQMDSENAYIKAVYDLSFLVDFRFIFLPYHNDLIFHLSPHGFRFRRALKIAHGHTDKVIKERKQSLKEDTELEKIQKKRHLDFLDILLCAKDENGQRLSDEDLRAEVDTFMFEGHDTTASGISWILYSLAKYPEHQEKCREEIREVLQGRKIVEWEDLGKLTYTTMCIKESMRLFPPVPGVARELKEPITFCDGRSLPKGTDVFISIYAINRCSSVWENPEVFDPLRFSPENTSHRHSHAFLPFSAGGRNCIGQNFAMNEMKVAIALILQKFELHTVPGKEPLTLPQLILRSVNGIYLNIKKIDNDKK, encoded by the exons ATGTCAGCCCCTGTGTTCTATGGACTGCTCCCCCTTAGTGCCTCTGATCTGTGGTCCTGGGCCGCCTGGTTCTGCCTCCTGTATGTGCTGATAAAAGCCTCCAGGCTCTACCTGAAGCGGCGGCAGCTGATAAAAGCATTTGGACCATTTGAGGGTCCCAAGCGTCACTGGCTGTTTGGCAACGCTCATGAG TTCCATGGGGACGGCAAGGACATGGACGTTATAGCTGGTTATGCAGAACAATACCCATACGCCTTTCCATTATGGCTGGGCAATTTTTTTGCATCGCTAACAATATGTCACCCCGATTATGCAAAGGCTATCCTGTCCAGACAAG ATCCAAAGGATAATTTTGGCTACTACTTTATCACACCATGGATTG GGAAAGGGCTGCTGGTGTTGTCAGGACAGAAGTGGTTTCAGCACCGCCGGCTGCTGACCCCGGGATTCCATTATGACGTTCTGAAGCCGTATGTCAAATTGATGTCCGACTGTGTCACTGTCATGCTG GACAAATGGGAACGTCTTACCCCCAAAGAGAACCCAGTGGAGCTTTTCCATCATGTCAGTCTCATGACACTGGACAGCATCATGAAATGCGCCTTCAGTTATCAAAGCAACTGTCAGATGGACAG TGAGAATGCTTACATCAAAGCTGTGTATGATCTCTCCTTTCTGGTGGACTTCCGATTCATTTTTCTTCCCTATCACAATGACCTAATTTTTCACCTGAGCCCTCATGGATTCCGTTTTCGAAGAGCATTGAAAATAGCGCATGGACACACGG ATAAAGTAATTAAAGAGAGGAAGCAATCTTTGAAGGAAGATACAGAGCTGGAGAAGATCCAGAAGAAGAGACACTTGGACTTCCTTGATATCCTCCTTTGTGCTAAG GATGAAAATGGTCAGCGTCTATCTGATGAAGATCTGCGGGCAGAGGTGGACACATTCATGTTTGAAGGACACGATACAACAGCCAGTGGCATCTCCTGGATACTATACTCCTTGGCTAAATACCCCGAACACCAGGAGAAATGTCGGGAGGAAATCAGAGAAGTTCTGCAGGGAAGGAAAATAGTAGAATG GGAGGACCTGGGTAAGCTGACGTACACCACCATGTGTATAAAGGAGAGCATGCGCCTCTTTCCGCCTGTCCCAGGAGTGGCTCGAGAACTAAAAGAACCGATCACATTCTGCGATGGACGGAGCTTGCCCAAAG GCACTGATGTTTTCATCAGTATATATGCAATAAACCGATGCTCAAGTGTCTGGGAGAATCCAGAG GTTTTTGACCCCCTTAGGTTTTCTCCAGAAAATACGTCCCACAGGCACTCCCATGCGTTCCTGCCATTCTCTGCCGGAGGAAG GAACTGCATTGGTCAGAATTTTGCAATGAATGAGATGAAGGTCGCCATCGCTctgattttacagaagtttgagttACACACGGTCCCAGGGAAAGAACCATTAACTCTCCCCCAATTAATCTTACGCTCCGTGAACGGGATATACCTCAATATAAAGAAgataga caATGACAAGAAATAA